The Acutalibacter muris genomic sequence ACCTGGGCCCCGGTGAGATAGGCGTACAGATACACGCCGGTTAAAGCCGCGCCCCCGAGACATATCCCCTCCCGAAGGCTCTCCCGCCCCTCTAAAAGCCCCCCGGCAAAGAGGAACAGCGGGAAGCAGCAGCTCATATACCGCCCGGCGCTTAAAAGCCAGGACAGGGAGTAGTTGGCCACAAGATAGCAGAAGGCGTAGGCCAAAAGGCTTGGAGGAAAGTTCTTTTTGCGCACCGCAAGAAGCAGCACACCAAAGCTCGCCGCGAAAATCACCAGCTCCGGCAGCCAGATGGCATAGCCGTTGGCATCAGCTTTATTGTCCCAAAAATAGCTCCAAAGGTATTTAAGCACCCCCGATATCCACTTGCCCCCTTGGTGCCAGTGGCCCTGGTGCACCCGAAAGGCAAAGGGGTCGCCGTCCACGCGCCAGTTTAAGAGAAGATACGCGAGGGAGCCCAGAAGGGGCATGAGCAGGGCCGGGAGCTTTTTAAGGAACCCCGGCAGCGCTCTTTTAAGGGACACGCCCAGGGGCCGCTCCAGAGGCCGCAGCGCCGAGAGCAGCTCCACCGCCGCCATAACTGTCACCAGCACCCCGGTCATGCGGGTCAGGGCCGCCAGGGCCCCCCACAGGCCGTAGAGGAGCCAGCGGCGCTCCAGGGCGTAGTAACAGGCCGCCGAGGTGGTCAGAAGGAACAGCCCCTCGGTCATCACCAGCCCGAAGAAAAAGGAGTGGGGATATAAGGACAAGAGCAGGAGCGCGCTTTTTGCGGCGTTTGGGCCCAGAAGCTTCGCTGCAATCTTATACACATAGCAGCAGCCCCCGGCGTAGCTCAAGAGGGAGACCATTAGCCCCGCCATGACCGTGTTGGGGATTATCAGCCGCACCAGCCGCGCCGCCCAGACATACAGGGGATAGAACACCAGGAACAGGTGCCTGCCGTCCTCCTGATACCCTGAGTAGCCCTTTTCTATCAGGTTGATATAGTGCCCCGCGTCCCAGCGGGAAAACTTGCCGGGAAAGCTCTCAAGGCCGCCCTCGCCCCCCGAGAGCATGGAGCAGAGGAACATTATCAAGAGCAGGAACAGCCGCAGGGCAAGGGCCGCGCAGAACACCTTTATAACCCGGGGGCGCGCCGGGACGCAGCCCCCGGGGGCTTCACAGCACCCCGGCGCGAGCCCGAAGCCCCAAAGGCACCGCAGTGCCACCGCCAAAAACAGCAGCGCCACGGGGACAGTCAGCAGGATATCTGTCAGCATATACCGCCCACCCTTCGAAGGATATATAATGTAATATTATATAATAATATCTTCTGCCTGTCAAACCATAATAAATAATGGCTTGCAAATCCCGGAGGTATGTGTTATAATGTTCTTTGTAAAGCCAAGAAGTTGGGATATGTGAGCGGACAGGTCTGCGCGGCGGAGAGCCGTGAACCATGTCAGGCGGGGAACCGAGCAGCATTAAGCGGATGTTTCCGGGCGATGCAGGTCGCCTGTCCGCTCGCATATCCCAGCTTTTCTTTTCTGTGAGGTGCCGAAATGTACAAGGTCCTGTATAGGAAATACCGCCCCCGGGTCTTTGCGGACGTGGTGGGCCAGCCCCAGGTGACTGTCACCCTTAAAAACGAGCTCATGCGGGGCCGGATCTCCCACGCCTACCTTTTCACCGGCTCCCGGGGCACCGGCAAGACCACCTGCGCCAAGATACTGGCCCGGGCCGTCAACTGCCTGCGCCCGGTGGACGGCGACCCCTGCGGGGAGTGCGAGATATGCCGGGGGCTTGAGGACGGCTCCCTACTGGACGTGATGGAGATAGACGCGGCCAGCAACAACGGCGTGGAGAACGTGCGGGCCATTATCGAGGAGACCAGCTTTACCCCCGCCAGGGCGAAGTACCGGGTATATATCATCGACGAGGTGCATATGCTCTCCCCGGCGGCCTTCAACGCCCTTTTAAAGACCCTGGAGGAGCCCCCGGCCCACGTGGTGTTCATACTGGCCACCACCGAGGTGCACAAGCTCCTGCCCACCATCCTGTCCCGGTGCCAGCGCTTCGACTTCCACCGCATAGACCCGGAGCTTATGGCTGCGCGCCTGGAGCAGGTCAGCGGCCTTGAGGGGGCGCGGCTGGACCAGGAGGCGGCCCTGCTCATCGCCCGGACGGCGGACGGGGCCCTTCGGGACGCCCTGTCCCTTCTGGACCAGTGCCTGGGCCGAGGGACGCATATCACCCTTGAGACAGTGTACGAGACGGCGGGCCTTGCCGCCCGTGATTATCTCGGGCAGCTGGCCCGGGCCGTGGCGGAGCGGGACCCGGCGGCGGCCCTGGGCGTTATAGACCGGCTTTATAGGGAGTCAAAGGACCTGTCCCGGCTCTGCGCGGAGCTGGCTGAGTATTTCCGCGGGCTCCTGCTCTATAAGACCATGAAGGACCCGGGGCCGCTATTACAAGTCTCCCCGGCGGAGCGGGAGGAGCTTTCGGGGCTGTCGGGGGCCATGAGCC encodes the following:
- a CDS encoding glycosyltransferase family 39 protein, producing MLTDILLTVPVALLFLAVALRCLWGFGLAPGCCEAPGGCVPARPRVIKVFCAALALRLFLLLIMFLCSMLSGGEGGLESFPGKFSRWDAGHYINLIEKGYSGYQEDGRHLFLVFYPLYVWAARLVRLIIPNTVMAGLMVSLLSYAGGCCYVYKIAAKLLGPNAAKSALLLLSLYPHSFFFGLVMTEGLFLLTTSAACYYALERRWLLYGLWGALAALTRMTGVLVTVMAAVELLSALRPLERPLGVSLKRALPGFLKKLPALLMPLLGSLAYLLLNWRVDGDPFAFRVHQGHWHQGGKWISGVLKYLWSYFWDNKADANGYAIWLPELVIFAASFGVLLLAVRKKNFPPSLLAYAFCYLVANYSLSWLLSAGRYMSCCFPLFLFAGGLLEGRESLREGICLGGAALTGVYLYAYLTGAQVM
- the dnaX gene encoding DNA polymerase III subunit gamma/tau, which produces MYKVLYRKYRPRVFADVVGQPQVTVTLKNELMRGRISHAYLFTGSRGTGKTTCAKILARAVNCLRPVDGDPCGECEICRGLEDGSLLDVMEIDAASNNGVENVRAIIEETSFTPARAKYRVYIIDEVHMLSPAAFNALLKTLEEPPAHVVFILATTEVHKLLPTILSRCQRFDFHRIDPELMAARLEQVSGLEGARLDQEAALLIARTADGALRDALSLLDQCLGRGTHITLETVYETAGLAARDYLGQLARAVAERDPAAALGVIDRLYRESKDLSRLCAELAEYFRGLLLYKTMKDPGPLLQVSPAEREELSGLSGAMSLATVLHCLDALEEALNKMRLGNQRTQLEIALVRLCSPQLDTTPESLLRRIEALESGTQPPRESAERPEPHRDSDFDLPPAPEPPPPAEPAPEPAPIPKAAPAPKAPPAPNPRPAADPGVEELMENAKRFGAWPDILQQLSAGSKSVAMAFEGSSAYISGDYMLIDAPEIAFDLLKKSDQRTRLREAISRVTGRAYKLGPYKRAGEGAKTDPMDELLRRAREAGIPVEET